CCTTTCTCAAGGCGGTCTATGCCGCGACGCGGCCAGGCGGCGCCGTCGGAGTGATCGATCACGTCGGTCCGTCCGGCGACACGCGCGATGTGGTCGAGAAGCTGCACCGCATCGATCCGGCCAAGGTTCGCGCCGACTTCGAAGCGGCGGGCTTCGTCTTCGACGGCGAAAGCAATCTGCTGCACGATGCCGACGACGATCACAGCAAGAACGTGTTCGACCCGGCGATCCGCGGCAAGACCGACCGTTTCGTGTTTCGCTTCAGGAGGCCGGCAGGTTGATCCAGGGGAACAGCTTGCCGGGAGCCCCTTGCTCGGCCTAGCAGAAGCGTCATGAGCGAATGGACGATCGGCATCATCGGCGGCTCCGGCCTGTATGAGATGGAGGCACTGGAAGATGCGCAATGGATCGCGGTGGATACGCCGTGGGACGCACCCTCGGACGAGTTGCTGATCGGGCGATTGTATGGGCATAAATTCGTGTTTCTGCCCCGCCACGGGCGCGGTCACCGGATTCCGCCAGGCGATCTCAACTTCCGTGCCAACATCGATGCCTTGAAGCGCGCCGGCTGCACCGACGTGGTAGCCATTTCGGCAATCGGCTCGCTCCGCGAAGAGCTGCCGCCCGGCCGGTTCGTCGTCGTCGATCAGTTCATCGATCGCACCGTGGGACGGCCTTCCAGTTTCTTCGGACCCGGGCTGGTCGCGCACGTGTCGATGGCGGACCCCACCTGCCCTCGGCTGTCGGCGATGCTCTCAGACGCTGCCGAAGCGGCTGGATCGGACGTGACCCGCGGCGGCACCTACCTCGCCATGGAAGGCCCGCAATTCTCCTCCCGTGCAGAAAGCGAGTTGTACCGGCAATGGGGCTGTGACGTGATCGGAATGACGGCCATGCCCGAAGCGAAGCTCGCCCGCGAAGCGGAACTCCCTTATGCATTGGTCGGCATGGTCACCGATTACGATTGCTGGCGCGTCGGCGACAAGCCGGTCGAGGTTGCCGAGATCATCGCACAGCTAATGGCCAATGCCGGACGTGCCCGGACGATGGTCGAACTGTTCGCCAAAGCGCTGCCGCCCACCCGCGAAGCATCGCCGATCGACACCGTGCTCGATGCGGCCCTGATCACCGCACCTTCGGCACGCGATCCGAAGATGCTCGCAAGGCTCGACGCCGTCTGTCGGCGGGCGATCGGCTGACGTCGACGTGGGAGCTGCCCGGATATCCTCCTAATCTACCTCAACCGGCGGATCGTTTCGCCGCCATTCCCGTTCACGGATCATTCCTCGCCACAACTTCCCCGGGAAGAATGATCCACATAGTTTCGATATCGAAGGCGACCGCCTGATGTGCGGCATTGCCGGCGAAGTCCGTTTCCGCTCCGGCATCGCCGATGCCTCGGCGGTTGCGACGATGATGCACAGCCAGCGCCGGCGAGGCCCGGATTCCTGCGGGCAGCTGATGCGCGGGCGAGTCGGCTTCGGGCACCAACGGCTCAAGATCATCGATCTTTCGCAGCGCTCCGCTCAGCCGATGGCGGATCCCGAACTCGGGCTCGACCTCGTGTTCAATGGATGCATCTACAATTACCAGCCGCTGCGGCAGGAACTGCAGACGCTCGGCTACCGATTCTTCTCAGGCGGCGACACCGAGGTGATCCTTAAGGCGTGGCACGCCTGGGGCCCGGACTGCGTCCGGCGGTTCAAGGGCATGTTCGCCTTTGCGATCCACGAGCGCGAGAGCGGTCGAATAATCCTGGCGCGCGATCGCTTCGGCATCAAACCGCTTTATTATTCGGCGACGCCGGAACGGCTCCGCTTCGCCTCCACTCTGCCCGGGATCGTCGCAGCAGGCGATGTCGACACCAGTGTCGATCGTGAGGCGCTGCATTTCTACATGAGCTGGCACGCAGTCGTGCCACCGCCCCTCACCATCCTCAAAGGCGTCCGAAAGCTCCCTCCGGCGACCGTCCGCATCTATGACGAGGACGGCGGGTTCGAAGACCGCCTCTACTGGGATCCGCCATTCGGCCAGCAGGCGGGCGATGCCGGCCGCAGCGACGCCGAATGGCAGGAGATGCTGCTCAGCGCGCTGCGTACGGCAGTGGAGCGGCGCATGGTTGCCGATGTGCCCGTCGGCGTCCTGCTGTCCGGCGGCGTCGATTCCAGCCTGATCGTCGGTCTGCTCGCGGAGATGGGTCAGCACGGCCTCGCCACCTTTTCGATCGGCTTCGAGGAAGCGCATGGCGAGAAAGGCGACGAATTCGTCTATTCCGATCTGATCGCCCGCCACTACGGCACCAACCATCACAAGTTGTTCGTGCCGTCGGAAGACCTGCTGCGCGAGCTGCCGGGGGCAATCGAGGCGATGGCCGAGCCGATGGTCAGCTATGACAATATCGGGTTCTATCTGCTCTCGCGAGAGGTCGCCAAGCACATCAAGGTTGTCCAGTCCGGCCAGGGCGCCGACGAGGTGTTCGCGGGCTATCATTGGTATCCGCCGATCGCGGGAGCCGACGATCCCGTCGACCGCTACGCACGTGCCTTTTTCGATCGCGACGCGGAGACGCTGAACCGCCATCTCGGCGCGGCGTGGCGGGGCGGCGCCACCGGGCCGCTCGACTTCGTTCGCGATCATTTCGGCCGCGCCGGAGCGGAAGATCCTGTTGCGAAGGCTTTGCGGATCGACAGCAATGTCATGCTCGTCGACGATCCGGTGAAACGGGTCGACAACATGACGATGGCGTGGGGTCTCGAGGCGCGGGTGCCGTTCCTCGATCACGACCTCGCGGAGCTCGCCGCGCGCATTCCGTCAGACTTGAAGCTTGCCGGCGGCGGCAAGGGCATCCTCAAGGAGGTCGCCCGGAAGGTGATCCCGTCAGAAGTGATCGACCGCCCCAAGGGCTATTTCCCGGTTCCGGCGCTGAAATATATCGACGGGCCCTATCTCGAACTCGTCCGCGATGCGCTGTCGAGCGCGCCCGCCAGGGAACGCGGGCTGTTCTCCCGGGATTATCTCGACATGCTGTTTGCCGATCCGACCGGTCACATCACGCCGCTGCGCGGTTCCGAGCTCTGGCAGGTCGGCCTGATCGAGCTTTGGCTGCAGTCGCACGGAGTGGGCTGATGGCCAGCCGCAGCGATGATCGGGCGCGTCCCGGCCTGTTCCCGTTCCTCAAGAACCCGCACGGACCACAACCGCGGGCGAACGCCCTCGCCGACTGCGGCTGGGGCCGGATCCTGTTCGCGCAGACCTTCGGGGACGCCGACCATCTTCTCTCCGAGATCCGAACGGAAGGACAGGAGCAGCGCGACATTGCGATGTACGTCAGCGATCCGCACGTCCTGCTCGCGGCCGCACCGGCGGAACTCTTCCTGGATCCCTCGCACACCTTCCGGCTGAAGCTCGCTACCTATCGCGCCGCGGACCGGCGCCCCTCGGGCTTCGTGGTGCGCCGTCTGGTCCCCGATACGGACATAGACGGCGTCAACCGGCTTTATGCTCTGCACAGGATGATCGAAGTCCGTCCGGACTTTTTCGAGCAACAGGCCAATGGCCGCCTGCTCACCTATTTCGTTGCGGAGGATGAGGAGACTGGAGCCATCATCGGCACGGTCACCGGCATCGACCACGTCTGCGCGTTCGACGATCCGGAGAAAGGCGCGTCGCTCTGGACCCTCGCCGTCGATCCGCAAACTCCGCATCCCGGAGTCGGCGAAGCTCTGATCCGCTGGCTCGCCGAACATTATATCGCCCGCGGCGCCGCGACGATGGATCTGTCCGTTCTCCACGACAACAAGGGCGCGATCGCCTTGTACGAAAAGCTCGGCTTTCACCGCCTGCCAGTCTTCGCGGTCAAGCGCCGCAACGTGATCAACGAGCGGCTGTTCGCCGGCAACGATCCTGCCAAGGCGATGAATCCCTATGCCCGGATCATCATCAACGAGGCGCGGCGCCGCGGCATCGGAGTGGAGGTGATCGACGCCGATGGCGGTCTGTTCGAGCTGCGCTCCGGCGGCCGCACCATCCGCTGCCGCGAGTCCCTGTCCGATCTGACCACCGCGGTGGCGCTGTCGATCTGCGACGACAAGGCGATGACCCGGCGGATCGTCGAGGCTGCCGGGGTGTCGGTGCCCGACGAGATCGAGGCCGACGACCAGGAAGCCGTTAGGGCGATGCTGGAAAGATATGGATCGCTGGTGGTCAAACCGGCCCGCGGCGAACAGGGCCGCGGCGTCGCCGTCGATCTGGACACGATCGAAAGCGTCGAACAGGCGATCGGCATCGCGCGGCAGCACAGCGACCGGGTGCTGGTCGAGAGCTTCCACAAGGGCGACGATCTCCGTCTGGTCGTGATCGGCTTCAAGCTTGTCGCCGCTGCAATCCGTCGCCCGGCGGAGGTCATCGGCAATGGGCGCGACACGGTGCGCCAGCTGATCGAGCGCCAGTCGCGCCGGCGGGCTGCGGCAACCGGCGGCGAATCCAATATTCCGCTGGATGCCGAGACCGAGCGCTGCGTCGCCAAGGCCGGCTACCGGCTGGACGATGTCCCCGCCGAAGGTGTTGCCTTCGCTGTCCGCAAGGCCGCGAACCTGCACACCGGCGGTACCATCCACGACGTCACCGAACTGGTCCACCCGCGCCTCGTCGAGGCCGCGATCAAAGTGGCGCGTGCGATCGACATTCCGGTGGTCGGAGTCGATTTCATCGTGCCCAACCCCACCGAGCCTGATTACGTTTTCATCGAGGCCAACGAGCGGCCGGGCCTTGCCAACCACGAGCCTCAGCCCACCGCCGAGCGCTTCATCGACCTGCTGTTCCCGCTGAGCATGCCGGCCGCCGCCCGCGATGTCAGGAGAGCCGATGCCGCTGCCCAGCATTGATTGCGACTATCTCGCCGACCAGTTGCGGCGGCTGCTCGCGATCCCGAGCCCAACCGGCTACACCGAT
The nucleotide sequence above comes from Sphingosinicella sp. BN140058. Encoded proteins:
- a CDS encoding S-methyl-5'-thioadenosine phosphorylase gives rise to the protein MSEWTIGIIGGSGLYEMEALEDAQWIAVDTPWDAPSDELLIGRLYGHKFVFLPRHGRGHRIPPGDLNFRANIDALKRAGCTDVVAISAIGSLREELPPGRFVVVDQFIDRTVGRPSSFFGPGLVAHVSMADPTCPRLSAMLSDAAEAAGSDVTRGGTYLAMEGPQFSSRAESELYRQWGCDVIGMTAMPEAKLAREAELPYALVGMVTDYDCWRVGDKPVEVAEIIAQLMANAGRARTMVELFAKALPPTREASPIDTVLDAALITAPSARDPKMLARLDAVCRRAIG
- a CDS encoding N-acetylglutaminylglutamine amidotransferase gives rise to the protein MCGIAGEVRFRSGIADASAVATMMHSQRRRGPDSCGQLMRGRVGFGHQRLKIIDLSQRSAQPMADPELGLDLVFNGCIYNYQPLRQELQTLGYRFFSGGDTEVILKAWHAWGPDCVRRFKGMFAFAIHERESGRIILARDRFGIKPLYYSATPERLRFASTLPGIVAAGDVDTSVDREALHFYMSWHAVVPPPLTILKGVRKLPPATVRIYDEDGGFEDRLYWDPPFGQQAGDAGRSDAEWQEMLLSALRTAVERRMVADVPVGVLLSGGVDSSLIVGLLAEMGQHGLATFSIGFEEAHGEKGDEFVYSDLIARHYGTNHHKLFVPSEDLLRELPGAIEAMAEPMVSYDNIGFYLLSREVAKHIKVVQSGQGADEVFAGYHWYPPIAGADDPVDRYARAFFDRDAETLNRHLGAAWRGGATGPLDFVRDHFGRAGAEDPVAKALRIDSNVMLVDDPVKRVDNMTMAWGLEARVPFLDHDLAELAARIPSDLKLAGGGKGILKEVARKVIPSEVIDRPKGYFPVPALKYIDGPYLELVRDALSSAPARERGLFSRDYLDMLFADPTGHITPLRGSELWQVGLIELWLQSHGVG
- the ngg gene encoding N-acetylglutaminylglutamine synthetase → MASRSDDRARPGLFPFLKNPHGPQPRANALADCGWGRILFAQTFGDADHLLSEIRTEGQEQRDIAMYVSDPHVLLAAAPAELFLDPSHTFRLKLATYRAADRRPSGFVVRRLVPDTDIDGVNRLYALHRMIEVRPDFFEQQANGRLLTYFVAEDEETGAIIGTVTGIDHVCAFDDPEKGASLWTLAVDPQTPHPGVGEALIRWLAEHYIARGAATMDLSVLHDNKGAIALYEKLGFHRLPVFAVKRRNVINERLFAGNDPAKAMNPYARIIINEARRRGIGVEVIDADGGLFELRSGGRTIRCRESLSDLTTAVALSICDDKAMTRRIVEAAGVSVPDEIEADDQEAVRAMLERYGSLVVKPARGEQGRGVAVDLDTIESVEQAIGIARQHSDRVLVESFHKGDDLRLVVIGFKLVAAAIRRPAEVIGNGRDTVRQLIERQSRRRAAATGGESNIPLDAETERCVAKAGYRLDDVPAEGVAFAVRKAANLHTGGTIHDVTELVHPRLVEAAIKVARAIDIPVVGVDFIVPNPTEPDYVFIEANERPGLANHEPQPTAERFIDLLFPLSMPAAARDVRRADAAAQH